The following DNA comes from Candidatus Neomarinimicrobiota bacterium.
TTAGAAATAGGGTCTATAGTAGCGACAACATTATGGTTAAATTTTGGAGCAATAGATTTTATTGTTCTTCCCATTTTGCCAAAGCCAATGATAGCGATGTTCATAATTTTATCTCCTGATTATTTATTGTTTTAATTATTTTATTAGAAAAAGAGGAAACATTACTAAAAAGCTGATAATACATGTATGGTTGTGAATTTTCACTTGAACTTTTCATAATAGCAACGTTTTTTGCCCCTGAAAAATATGCTGTTATGCTATTTTTATCAAGTATTTTCTTTCTATAAAATTTACACCACAGAGTTTAACCAGTCTCAAGAAATTCTCAAGTGGTATCGTTGAGGGGTATATAAATTATTCCTGTTGGACTATTTACATAGTCCTTATCTTCTACCATAGATGTATTGGCATGAAAACTATGCACGGGAAAAATGAATATCTGATTTAGTTATTTATGTAAAGTGCTATTTTACTTTGTAAACACCGACGGATAATGAAAAGAAACAGCCGTAGGCACCTTCGATTGTGGTAGCGATAGGATTGTAAACGTGATTCAGGAGATTTCTTGATGTTTTTTGGTACCTGAGGTATTTTTCATCAAAAGAATAGATCAATACTGTAAGACTATCTATTGTATTAAGAGGATATGTGGATGCTATATTGATTTTCAAACTATCGATGCCGTTGTGTGTAACTGATAGAAATTCTGTATTAAGAATATTTGGTACAAAATAAAATTCAGAATAAGCAGAATTCTCGGGTGGATGGTAGGTCATGTTGATGGAATTGTCTTCGAACTTAACATCATTCTGAACTATTACTGGCTTAGATGGAACTATAGTGGTGTCGACAATAGTCACACTATCAGGCAGTTCTATTTTAAGCAAATATTTGCAATTATCTTGAGGGATAAAATCATTATTTATGTACTTTGCATATTGAATGGTATCGGTAGAAAAAGCTGTGTCTATATAAAATGAAATCTCTTTGCCGTTGCCTAAATTTATTAGTTTAACAGTTGCATCATGGACATTGGGTTTTTCTTCAAAATCATTAGTTTCGATATTAATACAGTTTATAAGAAAAATGAATGATGAGCCGGGTTGTCCATCGTTGCGGATTACTCCAAGGACATTCGTCTTTACATCTTTGCCAATTCTATCGATACCCGCTGGCATTGGACCTGGTTGATTGGGAAGGTAACATGATACTAAAAGTATAGCCAATGATAATATTACGGTAATTTTATTAATATTCATTAATCCCTCTAAAATTTTATAATATATCCTGCACTTATAGATGGAAAATACTCTATCCCTATAGCGTAATATCCATAATCGGGAATATAAATATAATAATATGGATTTCTGTAAAGGAATAAAAGATTTTTAATACTAAAATTAAGTACAGCGCCCTTTGCCCTCAGGAATTTCGCGAGTTTATATCCAAACCCTTTACGAAGTTTTTTCTTAACACCTACATCGAGTTTAACTCTCGGTGGAAATCTTATATTATTTTTTTCTGGTGTTAGATATGAAGGAACCAGAGTAAAATCGTTCAGAACGGGATCATAGCTGAAATACCAGTAGAAATGTTTTGTGAAAGTTTTTGGAAAGCCAGATGAAATCTGCATTGTCAGGCTGTAGGTAATCGACTCTGTAGGCATAAGCATTGCTGCCAGTTTCAGAGAATGAGGTTGGTCCGCATCGAAAATGTATTCTTTTCCATTGTTGATACTTGGAAATTGGCGAAATGACCTTGAATAGGTATAGGAAATCCAGCTTATTATATTTTTTGAATTGATGCTATAAAGAAATTCTATACCGTATGATTTGCCTTTACCATTCTCAAAATATAGATCATTGAAGGGATTGTTTACGTCTTTATAAATTATTCGATATAGCCTATTCATATTTTTATAATATGCTGAAATGGAAATTTTTGATAGCTTTGAGATTTCGTACTCGAGTTCCAGGACATTTTGATAACTGGCTATGGGTTTTCTATTCTTAATTGGAACATAATAATCAAGAAACTGGACAAATTCCTCGTTTGTTGTATTTAGTGTTGTGAGAAATTGTTTATACTCTCCCGATGAAAATTTTATATTAAAAGGATTTAGATCAAGAATTAAAGAGAATCTTCTCTCGGGGATAAAGTTTTTATTTTCTATAGTGGTTAGTCGATATCCCATGACAAATGATAAGAAAGAAGTCGATATTTTATCCTGCAGGTAAATTGAGTTTATGTTATAGGTTTGTTTCTTTGAAAGATAACTTCCCGCAAAATATAAATATTTGTTAAAGAAGTTGTAAAATTTTGCCTCAAGTCCTGCTTTTATGATCTGATTGAAAACTGTAAAAACTGTTATTGATGGCTTCAGAGTAATGTCAGAAACTTTATTATTAAACTTTGACTCCATATTCACAAATACGTTTAAGTCTTCATCCTCTTCCTCTCCTGTTTTTACTGCGAGAAGGCTATAATTTTCTGAAAAGCAGGAAGAGTAGTAAGTTTTTAAGTTCAGTATCAGCCCAGAAGACAATAAATAAGAATACTGAAATCCTGTTGCAAAGTTAGTAGTGGAAGTTTTAAAACTTTCGTCGAAATTGTTAAAATTTTCCTCTTCATCGGGAAAATAAACTAACAGATGCTTAATATTCCATTTCATAAAATCTCTTGCATAAAAAGATGAGAATTTAAATCGACTTTTTTCTCCTTTTCTAAGGATGGAGAGATTGTAGTCAGCAAGTACGTTTGGAGAACCCATAAGGAAACGCGTTATTAAGTCTGAAGTAAATCTTCCCGAAATCATAGCAGTTGTATTGTGGGAGAGTGGGAATTCAATAGCACCAGATACTCCATTTGTTGAGGGGCTGAACTCTCCCATAAATTTTTCTTTATGTCCATCCCTTGTTGTTATCTTTAATATTGATGAATTTCTCCCTCCAAATTCTACATCAAATCCACCAACCATAAATGAGATATCCTTTATTGCATAGGGATTAAATATAGCCTCATATGATAGAAAATGTTTTGGATTGTATATGGTAATCTCATCGAGTAATACAAGGTTTTCACCAGGGTCGCTTCCTCTTACATATAACTGAGGCGAGATTGGATCAGCAATTGTTACACTTGGTGAAAGTCGAAGCATTTTGAAGATATCTCGATTTACCTGAGGTAATTCCTGTAAAATTGCTGGGTCAATCTGGTAGGTGGAAATATCTGTTTCCTTTGAAATAAGGGCTTCTTTACGAGCTGTTACAACTATTTCCTCACCCTGAATTACCCTTGGCTTTAGTTCTATTTTGCCAAGAAAAATGCTGCTGTTAATTATGTTAATATCTATTTCACATTTCTCATACGCAATGTGACTGAATGTGACAATATATTTTCCTTCCTTTATTCCAGAGATAAGAAAAAATCCATTTAAATCAGAAACAGTCCCCATGTTTGAATTTTTGATAAAAATATTAACACCTTGTATGGTCTCTCCAGAATTTTTATCAACAATATATCCTGAAATATTGTAGGAGTATAAAATTTGGGAAAATATTATCGTTATCAGTATAAGTATTTTAAGGATTCTCATGGTATCTTATATCCTATATAGAAACTTAAGCCAGGTTCTATCTTATCTATTTCAGTTGGTAAGATATTGATTTGAAGGTACAGTCCACAACCTGCAATGAATCCTTTTCGATGATACCTGTTATATTCAAAAGAGTATCCAGTAAGGATATTGAACATGAGAATATTGAAGTATTCTGTATGTTTGATCTTTTTCGGATTAAAGTTGTTTATACCGAAGTTTATATTAACGTTACATACTCTTAAGAAATTTTGATCTATTCTTATATAGGAAAAATAATTAAGCCCATTTATGCCAATCGATTCGTGAATATTTGATTTTTTGTAGTAAATGTATCTTGTTGCTCTGGCAAATTTTTTATTCATTCCTTCTGGATAATAGAGCATCATTCTTGGTATTATGCAGAAGCTTTTTGGGAATACCAAAAATTCTGTCCAGAGGTATAAGTTTCTTTTGTATAGATAGGGATATGTATTTGGGCTATATTTTTCTTCTGCGATGTATTTTGCCTGGTTTGTAAAGAATTTGTCAAGTAGTTGAGAATAATATTCTGGTTTTTTTTCTTTTTGTGGAGCTTTTAGCTTTATTTCCCATGTCCAGCTGGAAATTAGTTTTCCTTGCTCATCAGTCAGAAGTGTATAAGCATTTAGTAGAAATCCTTTTGATAAGAAGGTTTGATTTTCGTATTCAATATTTAAATCATTTAAATAAAGAGTACCCTTTTTATCTGGACAGTAAATAGAAATGTATTTTTCTAAATATTGACTTACAGGTTTATCTAATATGACATACAGGTCAACGGGAATAAAGAATTTTTTCGTCTCAGATATACATAGTACTCTATCCTTATATGTACGATGGTCAATGACCTTTATATTACTATCATTTGTTTTTTTATCTGAATAAATATTTATTGAGACTTCGACTGTATCACTTAGAATATTATCAAAGGAAATTTTTGCTAAAATGCAATTTACAAATATAAGGTAATAGATAATTTTTAGGATATTTTTAATTTTAGTATTCATCGAGTAAATCATGGCGAAATTTAACTATTTTCTTTGAATCAAAAAATTTTAATAAAAGATTATCAGCGGAAATGTGAATTTTATTGTTTCATAAAATAATATATTTTTTACTTTACATTTTTGATTTTTATAAATATAATTTTGTGACATTTAAAAGGTACGTTATGGATGATTACAAAATATTAAGAAAAATCCCAATATTTACGGATTTGAAGGATAGCATCTTAGAGAAAATCTACAGTAGAATGCAAAAAAAGACTTACAAAAAAGGTAATTTGATCTTAATGGAAGAGGAATTTGGTGATACACTGTTTATCCTGAGCAAGGGCAGTGTAAAGATTACACGCATGAGCGAAGATGGCAGGGAGGTTATACTCTCGATATTGGGTGAAGGTGACTTCTTTGGCGAGATGTCAATTCTTGATGGAGAATCAAGGTCCGCAAATGTTGTTGCACTCGAAGATTCAGAAGTATTTACTTTGAGGCGAGCTGATTTTCTTGATCTGCTTGAGCAGCATCCTCAAATTGCAATTATACTTCTTCAGGAACTTGCGTCACGTTTAAGAAAATCAGACCAGCAGATTGAGAGCTTATCTCTTGCAGATGCAGAGAATAGAATTGCTATGGCTCTTGTCAGGCTGGCAGAGGAGCTGGGTGTTATAAAAATGGGACAGGTAATAATAGAAAACCTCCCATATCAGCAAGATATTGCCAATATGGCTGGTACTTCCAGAGAGACCGTTTCGCGGGTTTTTAAGCATTTTGAAAATCTTGGTTATATAAAAAAAGAAGGTAGAAAACTGCTTATTCTGAATTTTGAAGATTTTGTAAAACGCTTTAGTTAACCTTCTCTTTTAATAATTAAAAAGTCAATTTCTACAAATAGTTGGTCAGATTCGATGTGCTTTCTTTATTGGATTATAATGCTTAATAGTAAATTTTGCTGGGTTTTTATTTAAATTTTATTCTATAAATTATGTGTTTGATATTATAAGATTAGTTCATGATTTATGCCAGGAAATGGGAATGAAGTAAAGGAAATGAGTTTCTTAGATCATCTCGAAGAGTTAAGATGGCGTATTATAAAATGCATCTTTGGCATTTTAATTTTTGCTGTTGTTTCATTTTTATTCTCTGATTTTGTAATAAAACTTTTAATAGAACCTATTAAGAAAATAAATCCTGAAGTAAAGTTTCAGGTACTAAAGGTGCAGGGGTTATTAGTATTGAAATTGTGGATTGCTTTTGCATTGGGGATAGCTTTTTCTATTCCCCTTATTGTCTATCAGATATGGGCGTTTGTTTCGCCTGGACTATATCAGCATGAAAAGAGATGGGTACCGTGGTTGATTGCGAGTGTGACTATTTTTTTTATTGGGGGAGCTGTATTTGCCTATTTTGTGATTATTCCTTTTGCTGTAAGATTTCTTACATCGATGGGTGTAGAAGATGTGGAGAAAAATATCTCAATAAACTACTATGCAAAGTTTGTAATGCAGCTTATTATTGCAGCGGGGGTATTGTTTCAACTTCCTGTGTTGTCATTTATACTTACAAAAATTGGATTAATTTCCCCGGAAACACTTCGCAAGTATTGGAGGCACTCGGTAGTTATTATGCTTGTACTTGCCGCATTTATTACTCCTCCTGATCCTATAAGCATGATTATAATGGGGATTCCTTTGTTTTTATTATATGAACTGAGTATAATTGTGTCAAAAATTGCATATAAACCAATTAAAGAAAATGAAGACGAAGAATCACCAGCTGGTTAATAGGAAAGTATAATGCGCACCCTTGATGATATATGTAGTCCTATTAGTGAGGAGTTAGAAATATTTAATAGGTTATATAAAAAAAGCCTTAAATCTGATATTACATTAATTAGTACAATAGTAGATTATATTTTAAAGCAGAGAAGCAAGAGAATCAGGCCTATCCTGGTTTTGCTAACCTCAAAATTGTGCGGTAAGCCCAACGATAATACATATACATCGGCAGTTCTTGTTGAAATGTTACATACCGCAACTCTTATTCACGATGATATTGTTGATGAATCGGACACAAGAAGAGGTATGCCATCAATAAATGCTATCTGGGAAAATAAAACTTCCGTGCTGATGGGAGATTGGTTATTCAGTAGGGCTTTGTCCTGTATGCTCTCGTTAAATAATTTCGATATGTTGAAAATTTTGGCACGGACAGCTGAATATTTAAGTGAGGGTGAGATAAGGCAGATTGAAGCAACAACTGATTATCACGTAAACCAGGGAATATATTTTCAAATGATATTTTCGAAAACAGCCTCTTTAATAGCGGCCTCATGTCAACTTGGTGCAATGTCAGTTGGAGCCAGCCAGAGCGAGGCAAATGCTTTGTATGAATATGGGAAAAATCTCGGAATAGCATTTCAGCTAAAAGATGATATTCTCGATTTTATAGGCGATGTAAAAGAGATGGGTAAACCGATACATGCCGATTTAAAGTTAAATACAATGACTTTACCACTGATTTATACGATAAATAATGCCTATGATATTGAAAGGAAAAGAATAATTGATATGCTAAACTCAGGTGGTAAAGTTAAGAATTTTAGTGACATAATAGATATTATAAAAGCTAAAGGTGGAATAGAGTACACTGAGAATAAAATTGATGAGTTCTCTAAAAAAGCTACGGATTCTCTTTCTATATTTCCCGAATCAGAGATAAAAAGTAAACTAATTGATTTTATCTGGTTCAATAAAGAAAGAAGAAGGTGAAAAAAGAGATTAGAAAAGTACTTATTGTAAGATTAAGCTCTATCGGTGATATCGTGATATTGACACCAATTTTCAGAAGTATAAAGGAGAAATTTCCGTACGCTAGAATTCACTATCTGATTAAAAAAGAATTTTATCCAATTGTGCAGGATAATCCATATGTTGATAGGTTCTGGTTATATGATGTTAGAGAAGGTTTTAGGGGATGGGTTCGTATCTGTCGTGAACTTGCCTCAGAAGATTATGATTTACTAATTGATATGCACAATGTATTAAGGACATGGATACTATCGTTAATTTTATTTAAGGCAATTCAATTAAGATATTATAAACCGAGGTTATTTCGATTTTTACTTTTCTATTTTTATATAAACTTATTTCCTCCTGATTATTCCTTATTGAAGGAGTACTATAACGTATTGAAACCACTGGGGATCAATTACAATGGTCAGAAGCCGGAAATATTTTTAAATGAAAAAATAGTAGATAAAGCAAAAAATGAGTTGAGAAATATAGGGCTGAATGGACCATTTGCCACGATATTACCCATTGCGAACTGGAAAAACAAACGGTATTCTCTGGAAAAATATGCTATCCTTGCTGAGAGAATAACCAGGGAATATAATTTATCAGTGCTGTGGCTTGGCGGAAAAAATGATATTTATCTAAAAGAACTGCCCATTCGGGATAAAAATTCCAATTATTTATATTTAAGTCAGGACATGGCTCTTTCGCTTGGGATTTTGAGTCTATCAAATCTTGTTATCGGTAATGATACAGGCTTAACGTATGCTGCTGAAGCAATTGGAGTTCCAACAATTTTAATATTGGGACCCACTTCATGTGAAACCGGAGCAGGATTATACACTGATCATGGCATTACTATTGAAAAGAGATTGTGGTGCAGACCCTGTTCCCAAAGGGGTAATAGAAAATGTTACCGCAAGAAGCAATATTGCCTGGAAATAGAGCCAGATGAAATTTTTAAATCTGTGAAAAAACTTATAAAAATGTGAGGCGGTATTGATATATTTCTGGATACTTGTATATAACTTGATTGTTGTCCCTATTGGTTTTATAGGGTTCAACTTGCTGGCGTTGGTAAATAAAAAAGCCAGAGCTGGGGTAAGAGGTAGGATAAAATCTAGAGTTGATTTGTTGAATTTTATAAGGAAAAAGAGCAGTAGGAGGGAAACCTTCCTGGTGCATTCTGCTTCCCTTGGTGAATTTGAACAGGCTAAGCCTGTCATACGGGGATTGAAGGCGTTGAGACCTGATATACTAATAGTAGCTTCCTTTACCTCTCCCAGTGGTTTTGAGAATGCGGAGAGGATGACGGAAGTTGATCATTATACTTACCTACCTTTGGATACTTACATAGGAATGAGGATATTCCTTCATAAAATAAAACCGTCAAAAATAATATTTGTCTCGTATGAGCTATGGCCAAATCTTCTTTTCTTGGCTATAAGATATAATATAAAAACATATCTTATTTCGGCAAGATTAAGGAATATTGAATTTAAATCCAAGCCGTTATTAAAGAGTATTATGAAAACATTATATGAAATGATAAATAACATATATGCTATATCTGAAAAGGATGAAAGGGCATTTAAGAATATTCTTGGTATTAATAAGATTCGTGTTCTAACACTTGGTGACACCAGATATGACCAGGTCATAGAAAGGGCGAAAAGGAGAATAAAATTTAACGTCAAGAAGATTTTCGATGATGGTTTTGTTCTCATTTGTGGTAGTATATGGCCGCAGGATGCCAGATTTTTATTCCCAGCTATAAAAGGTGTCATGGATAAATTCGATAATTTTAGAGTTATTATAGCTCCTCATGAACCTACAGAATATGCTATTGAAATGGTCAGAGATTGGTTTAGCCAGTATGATATTAGAGTCCAGACTTATACCTCTTTAAATGGCGTATCTGATTCGAAGGTTGTAGTTATTGACACTATTGGTTTACTTGCCGAGCTGTATCATCAGTCGAATGTTGCATTTATTGGGGGCAGTTTCCGTGGATCAATTCATAATGTTATGGAACCAGCTGTAGCTGGAAATCCTGTAATATTTGGTCCTTACTACAAGAATTCCAGAGAAGCTGAGCAACTGTTAGAAGTTGGGGGAGCATTTTGTTGCACGAATGAAAGTGAGATTTACTCACTTATTTTCAAATTCATTGTGGATGAGGATTTCTTTTTAAAATCCTCTAAGGCAGCCAGTGATTTTATCTTAAACAATCTTGGAGCATCAACTAAAACGGTAAAAGAAATATTAGAATTGAATGAAAATAACAATTAAGAATTTGTATTTTAAATACAGAAAGAGTAAATATATCTTCACAGACTTAAATCTAATAATACCATCAGGTAAGTTGACCATTATTATAGGACCTAATGGAAGTGGTAAGACTACTTTATTAAAATTGATAGCTGGTATACTCAAGCCGCAAGCTGGAGAGATACTATACAATGATTCTTCAATTAATCCGGAACGTATAGGGTATGTTTTTCAAAATCCAAATGATCAGTTTGTTCATTTAACTGTGGAGCGAGAGCTTGCCTTTGGACTTGAGAATATAGGGCTTGATAGTGATAGCATGAAAGAAAGAGTAAATCTCAACCTGAAAGAATATAATATGCTTGAAAAAAAATATGACAGTCCAGATAAACTATCAGGAGGAGAACAGCAGAAACTTTCTGTAGCATGCTTAATGATTTATAATCCAGAGATCATATTAATGGATGAGCCCACCTCTTTTCTTGATGAAAGAGGTAAAGCTATTTTCTACAATAGTTTGAATATGGCGAGGAAGAAGGGTAAAACTATTGTCATGGTATCACAGCAGACTAATGAAATTGAGATGGCAGATTATTTAATTGAACTGAGTCAATCTGGTATCAGAACTTTTTATGAACCTGGGAAGTATTTGAAGAATGATATCGATATCTATTCATAATTTAATTTTTTACTACGAAAATAGTTCTGACTTCGAGCTAAGAATTGATAATATGAAAATACAGGTAGATGGCATTGTAGGTATTGTGGGTGATTCAGGTTCAGGAAAGACGACTTTTGTAAAGCTTTTGGCAGGTCTGGAAAAGCCCAGGCAGGGAGTGATTATATTCAATCATTCGGATTGCAATTCCCTTTATATTCCCCAATTTCCTGAGAAAATCCTTATCGGTGGAACAGTAAAAAAAAGTGTATCACTCATTTTTAAGAATAAAAAGAATTACGATAAGTCTATTGACTTATTTAAAAGTATTTTATCCTTTTTTGATATAAATTATCTGGAAATTATGAATAGGTTCGGCTTCGAATTGAGTATGGGTGAGTTAAGGAAATTAGCTATAAGTATGGGTATTGCAGCAAATCCCAATTTACTGATTCTTGATGAGCCTTCTGTTGGACTTGATTGGCAGAGTAAGAGCAAGCTGGAAAAGCTTTTAAAGGAACAAATTCATGGGAATGTAATTATAGCTTCACATGATAGGAATTTTATTGATAGAGTTTGTGATGATATTTATCTAATCGATAATGGAACGATACTGTTGCCAATGAAGAAGAAGGAAGACAGAGTTATACAAAGTATATAGATATGAAAGAGAAATTGCAGGCCAGTATACATAGTATAAAACCAAAAAGTTTTGTTACTATTTCAAATATAATTTCGATTTTCAGGGCATTTCTTTCTATACCGATATTATATTTTTTAAAAAATGATAGACCATGGATTGCTTTGATTGTGATACTTGTCGCTTTTGCCTCGGATGTTTTGGATGGGTGGCTTGCAAGGATAGCTCATGAAATAACAGAAATTGGTAAGGTGCTTGATCCTCTTGCGGATAAAGTCGTTATCCTGAGTATATTGATGTATATGATAATGGAGGATCTGATACCTGTTTATTATTTTCTTTTACTCATTATAAGGGATTTAAGTATTGCTATTCTTGGTATATATTTGATGAATATAAAAGATGTGACACCGCAATCAAACAAGTTAGGTAAAGTTTCAATTGTTTTCATGGCGGCAGCTATAATGGCATTTTTGTATAATTTTGAATCAATCAAATATTATCTCTTATGGGTATCAATTTTTTTGATGATAGTTTCCTGGGTTCAATATATGTATACTTTTATAAATTTACTGAGAATTAAGTGCTATACTAAGGAGTGATAAAAGTTTTATGGCAGGGAATTTTATAATAGATGGATTAAAGAAAACAAGAAAAGGAGTATTAGAAAAAGTTGGCAACTTATTCAGGATAAGAAAAATATCCGATGAAGACATAGAGGCGATTGAAACAGCACTTATTACAAGCGATGTGGGGATTGAAATTACAGAGCAGATTATTGAAAAGCTAAAGAAAGATGGCTTTGAAAAAGAAGTTGTATTATCAGATAAAATAATAAGAATATTAAAAGAAATGCTACCTGAGATGGACTCTGAGTTTAAAAAAGGTGCGAAACCCCATGTAATTCTTGTAGTTGGTGTCAATGGTACAGGGAAGACAACAACTATTGGGAAACTTGCTAATAAATATAGAAAAAACGGGGATAGGGTACTTGTCGTATCTGCCGATACGTTTAGAGCCGCCGCTGGTGAACAGCTTGAGATATGGGCAAAGAGAGCAGGAGTTGATTTTTTTGCAAATCCAGAATCCAATGATCCGGGGTCGGTGGTTTTTGACTCATTGAGAAGGGCAAAAAGAAAGGATTATGATATTGTTCTTATTGATACTGCTGGAAGGATGCATACACGGCAGAACTTAATGAATGAACTTGAAAAAATTAAAAGGGTATGCGGAAAAGTTATGGAAGGAGCGCCCCATGATGTCTGGCTTGTGGTGGATGCTTCCTTTGGCCAAAATGGAGTTGTTCAGACGGAGGAGTTTTTGAGTAAAATTGGTCTAACTGGGATAATATTAGCAAAAGTTGATGGTACTGCAAAAGGTGGAGTGGCGATTTCTATTGTTAAAAGATATGAGCTTCCAATAAAATATGTAGGTTTTGGTGAATCAATTGAGAGTATTGCTGAATTTGATCTCGATGATTATTTAAGAGGGATGTTTAAGCCAGAGTAATGAGAAATAGAATAAAAAGCTTTTCTATAGTAACACTTGGATGCCCCAAGAACACAGTAGATTCGGAGGTGCTGAAAGGGGGACTTATAAAAGCTGGACTGAAATATAAAGAGAATCCAGAGGGGGTGGACCTGCTGGTTATTAATACCTGTGGTTTTATAGAACCAGCAAGAGAGGAGACTGTCGAGGCAATACTCGAGGCAGTAAATTTAAAAAAACAAAATAAAATAAAGAGTATTGCGGTTGTGGGTTGCCTTGTGCAGTTATATAAAGATGAACTGAAAGAGGAGATACCTGAGGTTGATTTTTATTCAGGAGTGGATTTTCAAAAGAGATTATATGAAGAGATTGTTGGAGGGAACTATTATTTCCCCCGTTTTGAGGATCGAGACCTATTAACTCCAGGCCATTATGCATATATAAAAATTTCTGATGGATGTGATAATAAATGCTCATTTTGCTCTATTCCTCTTATTAAAGGGAAACAAAAATCCAGAACAGTAGAGGATATAATAAATGAAGTGAAATATCTCAATACGCTTGGCGTAAAAGAACTAATACTGGTTTCTCAGGATACAACTCGATATGGAACTGACCTGCCTTCAAAGGATACCCTACCTGAGCTCCTGGAGAAAATACTTAGATTTACCAATGCAAGCTGGATAAGACTATTGTATTGTAATCCCGATTTTTGGCCAGATGATTTGATTGATCTGGTAAGGGATCATGATAAAATATGTAAATACTTAGATATTCCTATTCAGCATTTTTCAGATAAAATATTGAGAAGCATGAAAAGGGTTAAGTCAGCAAGTATGATAAAAAAC
Coding sequences within:
- a CDS encoding energy-coupling factor ABC transporter ATP-binding protein, translating into MISISIHNLIFYYENSSDFELRIDNMKIQVDGIVGIVGDSGSGKTTFVKLLAGLEKPRQGVIIFNHSDCNSLYIPQFPEKILIGGTVKKSVSLIFKNKKNYDKSIDLFKSILSFFDINYLEIMNRFGFELSMGELRKLAISMGIAANPNLLILDEPSVGLDWQSKSKLEKLLKEQIHGNVIIASHDRNFIDRVCDDIYLIDNGTILLPMKKKEDRVIQSI
- a CDS encoding CDP-alcohol phosphatidyltransferase family protein produces the protein MKEKLQASIHSIKPKSFVTISNIISIFRAFLSIPILYFLKNDRPWIALIVILVAFASDVLDGWLARIAHEITEIGKVLDPLADKVVILSILMYMIMEDLIPVYYFLLLIIRDLSIAILGIYLMNIKDVTPQSNKLGKVSIVFMAAAIMAFLYNFESIKYYLLWVSIFLMIVSWVQYMYTFINLLRIKCYTKE
- the ftsY gene encoding signal recognition particle-docking protein FtsY, yielding MAGNFIIDGLKKTRKGVLEKVGNLFRIRKISDEDIEAIETALITSDVGIEITEQIIEKLKKDGFEKEVVLSDKIIRILKEMLPEMDSEFKKGAKPHVILVVGVNGTGKTTTIGKLANKYRKNGDRVLVVSADTFRAAAGEQLEIWAKRAGVDFFANPESNDPGSVVFDSLRRAKRKDYDIVLIDTAGRMHTRQNLMNELEKIKRVCGKVMEGAPHDVWLVVDASFGQNGVVQTEEFLSKIGLTGIILAKVDGTAKGGVAISIVKRYELPIKYVGFGESIESIAEFDLDDYLRGMFKPE
- the rimO gene encoding 30S ribosomal protein S12 methylthiotransferase RimO: MRNRIKSFSIVTLGCPKNTVDSEVLKGGLIKAGLKYKENPEGVDLLVINTCGFIEPAREETVEAILEAVNLKKQNKIKSIAVVGCLVQLYKDELKEEIPEVDFYSGVDFQKRLYEEIVGGNYYFPRFEDRDLLTPGHYAYIKISDGCDNKCSFCSIPLIKGKQKSRTVEDIINEVKYLNTLGVKELILVSQDTTRYGTDLPSKDTLPELLEKILRFTNASWIRLLYCNPDFWPDDLIDLVRDHDKICKYLDIPIQHFSDKILRSMKRVKSASMIKNLLYEIRSKIPDVAIRTSVIVGYPGETEKEFLELVDFIEEFRFDRLGVFTYSPEENTEAYLLKDDIPQKEKDSRRDFIMQKQWEIMEDRAESIVGKEIDVLVDCIEENNAVGRTQWDAPEIDCVVKIRRESIEIETGEIYRVKIVDNDGIDLVGEIKCVEDK